The following coding sequences are from one Leishmania braziliensis MHOM/BR/75/M2904 complete genome, chromosome 36 window:
- a CDS encoding methionine synthase reductase, mitochondrial precursor-like protein has protein sequence MSGEMADNESEERLYVLYGSETGNAESIAKRLHHDAITTHGFTDAECMTLNEAAAKKLFDTQLTEDTATSLCVVIVCSTTGDGDPPQNAARFRRWLRNTSGTLHRIRYCLLALGDTNYSNFCAPGIFMDNKLSGMGAVRCYPRGEADDGVGLHLIVNPWVEGLWTALKKSITERTAAIGHKKYTTGETRIDMSVTQVAAILYSHASPLCAATALFLYERITELGGKVDLYPIQYFHPRTSLNRPPKVLFFVLCAEYHTDTLCEEYVCNVLQPPSLGLLSSWIGSSDSCAPPPAEAAELQRWMADPSICFFNSLFVSCSPSDASRASVLDANLKAIAASCKLEFLCPCQLSGEVPSVAISEKDVFLWIEKVLGSLPGVTASAGHIHQSVKRFFDNQVGLAFRAAQVPECRKGHGAESDDDVTSGSSDAEHTFSRNDVSGGAGGLRRPNEVLDDLFTPIVFLYSASSPVVKRCAMELFSGARRHHLHSSIGELSHFHETGFPRGATFVFVLSGLLTKSLMRVLRVLRRLQSQGKHVVNVNFAILGIDKTSQSDRFNACALELETLLLEMKAKKIHCTGLADVDSGALAPFIQSWGSNIWGAIVHPMKNATYMDMASPEIQMQHSVALLEASARSVVAALSLDGASAKESVDRSAGDTVGDSDSNGLLAPSVFDHWGSASASSSLPPFLGRADPSRAAGLEALSRVGTSVSSLPDEVNTTTTMASGATPGSDVTDTTTASTDVAGGFFRWDTISLPKENTRRTPIVFMYASAGMSKTMATHAMRSAEAKGFPAAIHAFANFQFVDYHAYPNFILFCEGAPHRELNDGGRFKKFLTNPLHRRDMLSHVRFAVLGIRATPANVVHPAFWWAKLLSRLHAKCVFPVFIMPYMSQLHSLGMPWVNYVLSSMAVVVPSMMTGAPFGHSDARSTTELANWPVEMSASAAPSIGDGDVSASAVDPQWCIAFLFDSSTEITESIARDFHSEALKRGFFSRVAALKYFQEMNFLSTANVILLCSTIATSPDGFPRDVRRFARFLLAKGQPSTLLSGTSFAVLGLGKGSATTLGPAYCCRTAALFDHRMEELGGHRLCEVGMVDASKSIAVPVAAWRSTLFAALEAHASERTAGPLLFAPGDDPGGRHTTMTSAKGVAGNALHPPRRVVLAYCCAPGNDAVEAINYVVQTMAKSASVVLTVCTLNQLLQRSWRSEFDVVVFILGQSEGEEFPFSGSDFARLLWQDTAPPNMFAAVSYTVLAVSDHTTLRLYTGRKLDQRLKELGGTRVYACGDVAGSNRLGKTAMWCAGLLSLLTSTCENPLAGVDTNTSDEEGGGLKNCDSGSRNAARACDVSDNRAARLLLRRLHRLRAASPGDARRGCMEYMEGKSTELGMDPLCVSHGDGVQAEGGSVEEAEKVAEDARSSVSAEVGSCSSDVLTTHSCPTQSSVTNRTVYTADSADVRAEGVVRSWKLLTCAAARHPVVQLDLSVSTGPQWVPGQVISIFPSNSAAEVEALLRLFHLNYEEQFHPLALDSPDASTFPTSPLYGAVDFPVSCGMVLLQYVELRVTGVHKALFELLKRHCTCAEAKVAVQNMYEKLLTERTPQDLREVLEAVAAVADSMPPFRHIVENLSLLQPRQYSICSSHRADATTLSICFKVVEKGLCTGWMYEQCLWAAGLPHAPFASATPSAVRQRICSNTVILAKRRVVIPFVIRSVSAFRMPLDPLVPMILIGSGTGIAPFRAFLQEREAWLMEHQLQSSWWCPKEKLCGCPHEEGLHHGHALCGSIHVFFGCRRRHEDYLFRDELAQWEDNGVVCSLTVAFSRDANDGGLWYDSCYVQDKIQECGVAILDLILQQNAYVFVCGDADGMAREVHDTLRGLIQHRLSLTDAAAAKFLKQMGMEGRYLRDVWSTRMRK, from the coding sequence ATGAGCGGCGAGATGGCGGATAACGAGTCGGAGGAGCGACTCTACGTCCTGTATGGCTCCGAGACAGGCAACGCAGAGAGCATTGCGAAGCGTCTCCACCACGATGCGATTACCACTCACGGCTTCACCGACGCCGAATGCATGACACTGAacgaggcggcagcgaagaagCTCTTTGACACGCAACTCACCGAAGACACAGCCACGTCGCTGTGTGTCGTGATCGTGTGTAGCACCACAGGTGATGGCGATCCACCGCAAAATGCCGCCCGCTTTCGACGATGGCTGCGTAATACTAGTGGGACTCTTCACAGGATTCGCTACTGCCTTCTGGCCCTCGGGGACACAAACTACAGCAACTTCTGTGCCCCCGGCATCTTTATGGACAACAAGCTCAGCGGCATGGGCGCCGTCCGCTGCTACCCGCGCGGCGAGGCTGACGACGGCGTTGGATTGCACCTCATCGTGAACCCGTGGGTGGAGGGTCTGTGGACTgcgctgaagaagagcaTCACGGAAAGGACCGCGGCCATCGGTCACAAGAAGTACACGACGGGAGAGACTCGTATCGACATGTCTGTGACGCAGGTGGCAGCCATCCTCTACTCTCACGCTTCTCCACTATGCGCAGCCACCGCACTCTTTCTGTACGAGAGGATCACCGAGCTAGGTGGCAAGGTCGATTTATACCCCATTCAGTACTTTCACCCCCGCACCAGCCTCAATAGACCCCCAAAGGTGCTCTTCTTTGTTCTCTGCGCAGAATACCATACGGACACCCTGTGCGAGGAGTACGTCTGCAATGTCCTGCAACCGCCATCTCTTGGGCTTCTCAGCTCATGGATAGGGAGCAGTGACtcgtgcgcaccgcctcccgcagaggccgcagagctgcagcggtggatgGCAGACCCATCAATTTGCTTCTTCAACTCTTTGTTTGTCTCGTGTAGCCCCAGTGATGCAAGTCGAGCCTCCGTGCTCGACGCCAATTTGAAAGCGATCGCAGCGAGCTGTAAGCTGGAGTTTCTTTGTCCATGTCAGCTCTCCGGTGAAGTGCCGTCGGTCGCCATTAGCGAGAAGGACGTGTTCCTCTGGATAGAGAAGGTGCTGGGCAGTCTTCCAGGGGTGACAGCCAGCGCAGGACACATTCATCAGAGTGTGAAGCGTTTCTTTGACAACCAGGTTGGCTTGGCCTTTCGTGCCGCACAGGTACCCGAGTGCCGCAAAGGACACGGCGCCGAAAGTGACGATGATGTgacgagcggcagcagcgatgcagagcACACGTTCTCCAGAAACGACGTCTCTGGCGGCGCGGGCGGGTTGAGAAGGCCGAACGAGGTACTCGACGACCTGTTTACCCCCATTGTCTTTCTCTACTCGGCTAGCTCCCCTGTTGTGAAACGGTGCGCTATGGAACTCTTTAGCGGTGCCAGGCGACATCACCTGCACAGCTCCATTGGGGAGCTTAGCCACTTTCACGAAACGGGCTTTCCCCGGGGTGCCACGTTTGTGTTCGTTCTCTCTGGACTGTTGACAAAATCGTTGATGCGCGTGTTGAGGGTGCTGCGCAGGCTGCAGAGTCAGGGCAAACATGTCGTCAATGTAAACTTTGCCATTCTTGGCATTGACAAGACCTCCCAGAGTGACAGGTTTAACGCCTGTGCGCTGGAGCTGGAGACTCTCCTGCTGGAGATGAAGGCCAAGAAAATTCATTGCACAGGTTTGGCAGATGTGGACAGTGGCGCCCTTGCGCCTTTCATCCAGTCGTGGGGGTCGAACATCTGGGGCGCCATCGTGCATCCCATGAAGAATGCCACCTACATGGACATGGCATCTCCCGAGATTCAGATGCAGCATAGCGTGGCGTTGTTGGAGGCCAGTGCTCGTTCAGTTGttgccgctctctcccttgaTGGCGCGTCTGCGAAGGAGTCCGTGGATCGCAGTGCCGGTGACACTGTTGGTGATAGTGACAGCAACGGTCTCCTCGCACCCAGCGTGTTTGACCATTGGGGGAGCGCTAGCGCCAGTTCGTCTCTGCCTCCGTTCCTTGGGAGGGCTGATCCGAGCAGGGCTGCTGGCCTGGAGGCATTATCGCGAGTGGGGACGTCGGTATCATCACTGCCAGACGAGGTCaacaccacgaccacgatggcATCTGGCGCTACCCCGGGCTCCGACGTGACGGATACCACGACTGCCAGCACTGACGTCGCTGGCGGTTTCTTTCGGTGGGACACAATTTCGTTGCCCAAGGAAAACACGCGGCGCACTCCCATCGTCTTTATGTACGCGTCAGCTGGCATGTCGAAGACGATGGCGACGCACGCGATGCGGAGTGCCGAGGCGAAGGGATTTCCGGCTGCCATTCACGCCTTTGCAAATTTTCAGTTTGTCGACTATCACGCCTACCCGAACTTCATCCTGTTCTGCGAAGGGGCCCCGCATAGGGAGCTGAACGACGGGGGCCGCTTTAAAAAGTTCCTCACAAATCCCTTGCACCGCCGAGATATGCTATCGCATGTGCGGTTTGCGGTGCTTGGCATCCGTGCTACACCAGCGAATGTGGTGCATCCTGCCTTTTGGTGGGCAAAATTGCTCTCGCGCCTGCACGCGAAATGCGTCTTTCCGGTGTTTATAATGCCGTACATGTCGCAACTGCACTCGCTTGGCATGCCGTGGGTTAACTACGTGTTGTCATccatggcggtggtggtacCTTCCATGATGACAGGGGCTCCTTTCGGCCATAGCGACGCACGCAGTACTACTGAACTGGCAAATTGGCCGGTCGAGATGAGCGCCAGTGCGGCGCCGAGCATAGGTGATGGTGACGTCAGCGCCAGTGCCGTGGACCCGCAGTGGTGCATCGCCTTTCTCTTTGACAGTTCCACTGAGATCACCGAGTCGATCGCGCGCGACTTCCACTCCGAGGCGCTCAAGCGCGGGTTTTTTTCTCGCGTCGCCGCTCTCAAGTACTTTCAAGAGATGAATTTTCTCTCGACTGCAAACGTGATCCTGCTGTGCAGTACCATAGCGACATCACCTGACGGGTTTCCTCGAGACGTGCGCCGTTTTGCCCGCTTTTTGCTGGCTAAGGGCCAGCCGAGCACGCTGCTGAGCGGAACATCGTTTGCCGTGCTTGGTCTCGGTAAGGGATCCGCGACAACACTTGGGCCCGCCtactgctgccgcaccgctgcgcttTTTGACCATCGCATGGAGGAGCTCGGTGGTCACCGGCTGTGCGAAGTGGGTATGGTCGACGCTTCGAAATCAATCGCCGTACCCGTCGCGGCATGGCGGAGTACCCTGTTTGCAGCACTGGAGGCCCATGCGTCGGAGCGGACGGCTGGGCCACTCCTCTTTGCGCCAGGAGACGACCCGGGTGGGCGCCACACGACCATGACGTCCGCCAAGGGTGTAGCCGGAAATGCGCTGCACCCACCGCGTCGCGTGGTGCTCGCCTACTGCTGCGCGCCTGGAAATGACGCGGTGGAGGCCATCAACTACGTGGTGCAAACAATGGCAAAGTCTGCGTCCGTTGTGCTGACGGTGTGCACGCTGAATCAGCTCCTCCAacgcagctggcgcagcgaaTTCGACGTAGTTGTCTTTATTCTCGGTCAGAGCGAAGGCGAAGAGTTCCCGTTCAGCGGAAGTGACTTTGCGCGCCTGCTATGGCAAGACACGGCGCCGCCGAATATGTTTGCGGCTGTCTCCTACACTGTGCTGGCCGTGTCGGACCACACCACTCTGCGGCTCTACACGGGGCGGAAGCTGGACCAGCGGCTGAAGGAGCTTGGCGGGACCCGCGTCTATGCCTGTGGTGATGTGGCTGGCTCAAACCGACTTGGGAAGACGGCGATGTGGTGCGCCGGACTGCTGAGCTTGCTGACGTCCACGTGCGAGAACCCCTTGGCAGGCGTCGATACCAACACGAGCGACGAGGAAGGCGGGGGGCTGAAGAACTGCGACAGTGGTTCTCGAAACGCCGCACGAGCGTGTGACGTGTCTGACAACCGCGCTGCGAGGTTGCTGTTGCGACGCCTCCATCGGTTACGTGCCGCCTCCCCTGGTGATGCTCGGCGGGGTTGTATGGAGTACATGGAGGGTAAGTCGACGGAGCTGGGTATGGACCCGCTCTGCGTCAGTCACGGAGATGGCGTGCAGGCCGAGGGCGGTAGCgtggaagaggcagagaaggtcGCCGAGGACGCGCGGAGCTCCGTGTCGGCCGAggtgggcagctgcagctccgaTGTCTTGACAACACACAGCTGTCCCACCCAGTCGTCGGTGACGAACAGGACCGTCTACACCGCCGACAGCGCCGATGTCCGCGCCGAGGGTGTCGTACGGTCGTGGAAGCTGCtgacctgcgccgcggctCGACATCCCGTCGTCCAGCTAGATCTCTCGGTGAGTACCGGACCGCAGTGGGTTCCAGGTCAGGTGATCTCCATCTTTCCATCGAACAgcgcggcagaggtggaagCGCTGCTCCGACTCTTCCACCTAAACTATGAGGAGCAGTTTCACCCACTCGCGCTCGATAGCCCTGATGCCTCAACTTTCCCTACATCCCCACTCTACGGGGCTGTGGATTTTCCTGTCAGCTGCGGGATGGTGCTCTTGCAGTACGTGGAACTGCGCGTGACTGGCGTCCACAAGGCGCTTTTCGAATTGCTGAAACGTCACTGCACATGTGCGGAAGCGaaggtggcggtgcagaaCATGTATGAGAAGTTGCTTACCGAGCGCACCCCGCAAGACTTGCGCGAGGTTCTTGAGGCCGTCGCGGCGGTTGCCGACTCAATGCCGCCGTTTCGCCACATTGTGGAGAATCTTTCGTTGTTGCAGCCGCGGCAGTACTCTATCTGCAGCTCTCACCGCGCCGACGCCACGACGTTATCCATCTGCTTCAAGGTGGTGGAGAAAGGACTGTGCACGGGATGGATGTACGAGCAATGTCTCTGGGCAGCAGGGTTGCCGCACGCGCCGTTTGCAAGCGCCACGCCCTCGGCTGTGCGGCAGCGGATCTGTTCGAACACGGTCATCCTCGCTAAGCGACGTGTCGTGATTCCTTTTGTGATCCGAAGTGTCTCGGCGTTTCGCATGCCGCTCGACCCGCTCGTGCCAATGATCCTCATCGGATCTGGCACCGGGATCGCCCCGTTCCGGGCGTTCCTCCAAGAGCGGGAGGCTTGGCTGATGGAGCACCAGTTGCAGTCCAGCTGGTGGTGTCCAAAAGAGAAGCTTTGCGGGTGTCCACACGAGGAGGGCCTGCATCACGGGCACGCCTTGTGCGGCAGCATCCACGTTTTTTTTGGttgtcgccgccgtcacgaGGACTACCTTTTCCGCGACGAGTTGGCGCAGTGGGAGGACAACGGCGTGGTTTGTTCGCTGACCGTCGCCTTTTCCCGTGACGCGAACGATGGCGGACTCTGGTACGACAGCTGCTACGTACAGGACAAGATTCAGGAGTGTGGAGTCGCCATTCTGGACCTCATTCTGCAGCAAAACGCATACGTGTTCGTCTGTGGCGATGCCGATGGTATGGCGAGAGAGGTGCACGACACGCTCCGTGGGCTTatccagcaccgcctctcGCTTACTgacgccgcggctgccaAGTTCCTTAAGCAAATGGGCATGGAGGGGAGGTACCTGCGTGATGTGTGGTCGACAAGGATGCGAAAGTGA
- a CDS encoding putative cytochrome b5 1 translates to MKEYTREEVATHCTLEDCWVIVDGHIYHLDVEFITTLHPGGQIVLESAGKDGSVMFHDHHSLERVKPILEEYLIGKLREYHS, encoded by the coding sequence ATGAAGGAGTATACCCGTGAAGAAGTGGCGACACATTGCACGTTGGAAGACTGCTGGGTTATCGTGGACGGGCATATCTACCACTTGGATGTCGAGTTCATTACAACACTACACCCCGGTGGGCAGATTGTTTTAGAGTCAGCCGGCAAGGATGGGTCTGTGATGTTTCATGACCATCACAGTTTAGAGAGAGTGAAGCCCATTCTGGAGGAGTATCTCATCGGTAAGCTGCGGGAGTACCACTCCTAG